From one Brachypodium distachyon strain Bd21 chromosome 4, Brachypodium_distachyon_v3.0, whole genome shotgun sequence genomic stretch:
- the LOC100837906 gene encoding putative disease resistance RPP13-like protein 3: MEVLASVVGAVVSTTVKKLLTVIGKESGNLKLDAEFIQWELSLIYATVRDQPPDSTRSSNIRKEWMVQLRCLADDIEDCIDNFHVRKKTNSSKRQFARQVAQLKDRSKEIRKEFATIGDRTTASSEEVPPPAASYRRMRDAEAELVGLVQSQSEEGKLKVIAIAGLGGSGMTLLAKQVYESDAGLQFSHRAWVSAAGKNAEEILSEVLKKFQIQNNGASTSSQVEDKGKDDVALIQACLNNKRYLIVIDDVKKNDLKELVSVFSWADGVEGCRILATTTIQLPGVPTRCTCGDRSPLALDSTAHFLKIGLLTESRFEQDCHELGAKLKAVVVSDYESLCNLLLQDSLLYFCMFPSDHPVRRNPLIRRWSAEGLLLANPEDLIDQQDGGAADNLKTLIECNIIQPVVVSSNGKVKTCQPPLMMLDYIAKQVHAQAFRHLVLWSDSDQ, from the exons ATGGAGGTTCTAGCTTCTGTAGTCGGTGCGGTGGTGAGCACCACCGTGAAGAAGCTCTTGACGGTGATAGGCAAAGAATCAGGGAACCTGAAGCTTGATGCTGAATTCATTCAGTGGGAGCTTAGCTTGATCTATGCCACGGTTCGAGATCAGCCCCCGGATAGCACGAGAAGCAGCAATATCCGGAAAGAATGGATGGTACAACTCAGATGCTTAGCAGACGACATCGAAGACTGCATAGACAACTTCCACGTCAGGAAGAAGACCAACAGCAGCAAGAGGCAGTTTGCCCGACAGGTTGCCCAACTCAAGGACAGATCAAAGGAGATACGCAAGGAGTTTGCCACCATTGGAGATCGAACCACGGCCTCCAGTGAAGAAGTTCCTCCTCCGGCTGCTTCTTATCGCCGCATGAGGGATGCAGAGGCAGAACTTGTTGGCCTCGTGCAGAGCCAGtcagaggaagggaagctcaAGGTGATCGCCATTGCTGGCCTTGGTGGCTCAGGTATGACCCTTCTTGCCAAGCAAGTCTATGAGAGCGATGCCGGCCTGCAGTTCAGTCACCGGGCCTGGGTTAGTGCGGCAGGCAAGAATGCAGAGGAGATTCTCAGCGAGGTACTCAAGAAATTCCAGATCCAGAATAATGGTGCCAGTACCTCCAGCCAAGTTGAGGACAAGGGCAAGGATGATGTAGCACTCATCCAAGCTTGCCTAAACAATAAAAG GTATTTGATCGTAATTGATGATGTGAAGAAGAACGACTTGAAGGAATTAGTGTCTGTCTTCTCTTGGGCTGATGGTGTAGAAGGATGCAGAATTTTGGCGACAACAACTATTCAGCTGCCAGGAGTACCAACACGGTGCACTTGCGGTGACCGTTCGCCGCTTGCTCTAGACAGCACGGCCCATTTCTTAAAGATTGGGTTGCTGACAGAGAGTAGATTCGAGCAAGACTGCCACGAACTCGGAGCAAAGCTGAAAGCCGTGGTGGTGAGCGACTACGAGAGTCTGTgcaacctcctcctccaggaTTCGTTGCTATATTTCTGTATGTTCCCGAGTGACCATCCGGTGCGGAGGAATCCGCTGATAAGGAGATGGAGTGCCGAAGGGCTCTTGCTTGCGAATCCAGAGGATTTGATAGACCAGCaggatggcggcgccgccgacaaTCTCAAGACTCTCATCGAATGCAACATCATCCAGCCTGTGGTTGTGAGCAGCAATGGCAAGGTGAAGACATGCCAGCCTCCTTTAATGATGCTCGACTACATAGCCAAACAAGTCCATGCTCAAGCATTTCGTCACCTTGTTCTGTGGTCAGACTCAGACCAATGA
- the LOC100838205 gene encoding putative disease resistance RPP13-like protein 3 isoform X1, whose protein sequence is MDPDPEYSADSLHGGTMDVPVTASLGSMGPLLRQLQYSQPKGVSVAKIQLLKDGLGELCISLKNLSELTAEDEEDGSSFTAKWWMKLVRELCYDTEDYLDDHSGAGDACARPRSARRLGGFRVCRQNLQWRPTQIGEKDQGRRGGAFIRLLNNTSTRSTNLKRRYQTAITFSELMARVEDASERQRELFFQLAPWKTIEPADHDPVHMKINTASGGQRSLVFGFEEPTMNSLIDLLAFEEEKQLKVVPIFGPAGAGKSTLARTLYDKYRGKFQCWAFVRMSRNPDMRKLLTGVLSQIKAPPDYAAFSDVHHLIDNIIKHLQGKRFFVIIDELWSTSAWDVISRAFPHGDFFSRIITTTQFEDVALACCGFQSEYVFKMRLLNDDQSRKLFFSVIFRSEGVCPPDSQEVPYRIIRKCGGFPLAILHIASLLAREPKLEKWVHIQNSLPSTSEGLKEVVRFIYNNFPSRLKTCLLYFSTYPEGSVIKKDELVKQWVAEGFLGAVDGQDTEKIAGDYFDELVIRGMIQAVDTNHNGRVLTCTVHQIVLNLIRHKSMEENLVITVNYFQSAPALPDKVRRLSIQFGGAKSAKIPENIRMPQVRSLIFCGFFKCVPAILDYRLLRVLILHIWADQDETSFDLTGICELFRLRYLKIECDIITVDLPDEIRGLQYLETLQVDAKLSAVPSDIVHLNKLLHLRLPSECILPHGVGHMASLRTLGYFDLGSNSEDNVIDLCKLTNLQDLHLTCSTEQSTENVENNMQLLGSILEKLGNLQSLTLILAAGSSSMSISCDGLISAFPSPARLQRLELLPRICIFSSLPRRIGELRTLCILKIAVRVLSMNDIDILQGLPALTALSLSSRRVDWIIFDNRGFRVLKYFKFMYTAPCLSFLRGAMPNVQKLRVGFNANRIKQHSWTTFGFKHLASLRELSIKLGGIGAHESDKRTTYLSDMMATINTENSVSVNIKFVDQLYYEQYYGTQDEAPDLPPKKDEDEHGQADIGITAPSGSSRLPITDDEARLEITGEGDRHSLDQVFSLKTLVYDSTDRLFVPIRGHGEVESQLSAEHLVVRKLGGASGKELTQLLTRLPRLSTLEIKWCGNITQVAVGVTLQQVLSAIASDDSDSEVEQEKEENGLLLFPDHLSDSLCKLKISFCQELVLMEPPTFLPPRAANRNNKIETRRGGLQALRSLQELEICDCPMFLSAYLASSPSLHIFPSSLQSLVLFLVEGMETLELLSNLTSLTSLDLQYCGQDLRCEGLGPLLTAGSRLSKLIVHGSPRFFAGWDPNPRQVVLQDEGREEQQLQLVSSPSTSKLQELETDEVTGLLAAPICSLLSSSLTKLELRGTEEMEHFSKEQEDALHLLASLQELKFIIFDKLQHLPAGLHKLTNLKILEISSCPAVRSLPTDGLPKSLRKLDICICGNEELKQQCRGLVGTISEIYVD, encoded by the exons ATG GATCCGGATCCAGAGTACTCTGCTGATTCACTTCATGGCGGCACGATGGATGTTCCTGTTACTGCTTCCCTTGGCAGCATGGGCCCCCTTCTTCGGCAACTCCAGTACAGTCAGCCCAAGGGGGTTAGTGTGGCTAAGATCCAGCTTCTTAAGGATGGCCTGGGGGAACTATGCATCTCCCTCAAGAATCTGTCAGAATTAACGGCCGAAGATGAGGAAGACGGTAGCAGTTTCACGGCCAAGTGGTGGATGAAGCTAGTTCGGGAACTTTGTTATGACACAGAAGACTACTTGGACGATCACTCCGGTGCTGGTGATGCCTGTGCCCGTCCAAGATCAGCTCGTCGTCTCGGAGGCTTCCGTGTTTGCAGGCAGAACTTGCAGTGGCGCCCCACCCAGATTGGGGAAAAGGATCAaggacgacgcggcggcgccttCATCAGATTACTCAACAACACCTCCACAAGGAGTACAAATCTGAAGCGGCGATACCAGACTGCAATCACTTTCTCAGAACTAATGGCCCGTGTGGAGGATGCAAGCGAAAGGCAGCGGGAACTGTTCTTCCAGCTTGCTCCCTGGAAGACCATCGAACCTGCAGACCATGACCCTGTCCATATGAAGATCAACACGGCCAGCGGCGGCCAGAGAAGTTTAGTATTTGGTTTTGAGGAGCCCACCATGAACAGTCTTATCGATTTGCTAGCTTTCGAGGAAGAGAAGCAACTCAAGGTGGTACCCATCTTTGGACCTGCAGGTGCCGGAAAGTCCACACTTGCAAGAACCTTGTATGATAAGTATCGAGGCAAGTTCCAGTGCTGGGCTTTTGTGCGGATGTCACGGAACCCAGATATGAGGAAACTTCTCACCGGTGTGCTTTCCCAAATTAAAGCACCACCGGATTATGCCGCCTTCTCGGATGTGCACCATCTTATTGACAATATCATCAAACATCTACAAGGCAAAAg ATTCTTCGTCATAATTGATGAATTATGGAGTACATCTGCATGGGATGTTATTAGCCGTGCTTTTCCTCATGGTGATTTTTTCAGCAGAATAATAACTACCACACAATTTGAGGATGTAGCATTGGCATGCTGTGGTTTCCAGTCAGAGTATGTATTCAAGATGAGACTTCTTAATGATGATCAATCCCGAAAACTGTTCTTCAGTGTAATCTTTAGGTCGGAAGGTGTTTGTCCTCCAGACTCTCAAGAAGTTCCGTATAGGATTATCAggaaatgtggtggttttccGCTAGCAATTCTACATATTGCCAGCCTGTTAGCAAGAGAACCTAAGCTTGAGAAATGGGTGCACATACAAAATTCTTTACCTTCCACTTCCGAAGGGTTGAAAGAAGTTGTTAGATTTATCTACAATAATTTTCCATCTCGTTTGAAGACATGCTTGCTATATTTCAGTACGTATCCAGAGGGCTCTGTGATCAAGAAGGATGAGTTGGTGAAGCAATGGGTAGCTGAAGGTTTTCTCGGTGCTGTTGATGGGCAAGACACAGAGAAAATTGCAGGGGATTATTTTGATGAGCTTGTCATCAGAGGAATGATCCAAGCTGTGGACACCAATCATAATGGCAGAGTGTTGACATGTACAGTTCACCAGATAGTACTGAATCTTATCAGGCACAAATCCATGGAGGAGAATTTAGTCATTACTGTGAACTATTTTCAATCAGCTCCAGCACTTCCTGACAAAGTTCGCCGATTGTCCATCCAGTTTGGAGGTGCAAAAAGTGCAAAGATACCAGAAAACATCAGAATGCCCCAAGTTCGTTCACTTATATTTTGTGGATTTTTCAAATGTGTGCCTGCGATTCTGGATTATAGACTTCTTCGAGTCCTTATTCTTCATATTTGGGCTGATCAAGACGAGACTAGTTTCGATCTCACTGGAATTTGTGAACTATTTCGACTGAGATATCTGAAGATCGAATGTGATATCATCACCGTTGATCTGCCAGATGAGATTCGAGGGCTACAATACTTGGAGACACTCCAAGTAGATGCAAAACTGTCTGCTGTTCCATCTGATATTGTtcatttgaacaagttattgcACCTCCGCCTTCCGAGCGAGTGTATTCTGCCTCACGGGGTTGGCCACATGGCATCTCTTCGCACTCTGGGGTATTTTGATCTGGGCAGTAACTCAGAAGACAATGTGATAGATCTTTGCAAGCTGACCAATCTCCAGGATCTTCACCTCACCTGTTCTACAGAACAGTCAACTGAAAATGTGGAAAATAATATGCAACTCCTTGGCTCGATTCTTGAGAAACTCGGCAACTTGCAGTCTTTAACTCTGATACTTGCTGCAGGCTCTTCAAGCATGAGCATTTCCTGTGATGGCTTGATCAGCGCGTTCCCTTCACCAGCCCGTCTTCAGAGACTCGAGTTGCTGCCGCGGATTTGCATATTCTCCAGCCTGCCCAGAAGGATTGGGGAACTCAGAACGCTATGCATTTTGAAGATTGCAGTTCGGGTGCTCTCGATGAATGATATTGATATCCTCCAAGGATTGCCTGCACTCACTGCTCTTTCACTCTCTTCCCGGAGAGTTGACTGGATCATCTTTGATAACAGGGGATTCCGAGTTCTCAAGTACTTCAAGTTCATGTACACTGCACCATGCCTGTCCTTTCTGCGAGGAGCAATGCCCAATGTCCAAAAGCTCAGGGTAGGCTTCAATGCTAACAGGATCAAGCAACATAGCTGGACAACATTTGGCTTCAAGCACTTGGCAAGCCTTAGGGAGCTCTCTATTAAACTTGGGGGCATCGGTGCCCATGAATCTGACAAAAGGACAACATATTTGTCTGACATGATGGCCACCATCAACACTGAAAACAGTGTTAGTGTCAACATAAAATTTGTTGACCAACTCTATTATGAACAATATTATGGTACTCAAGATGAAGCCCCAGATCTGCCCCCCAaaaaagatgaagatgaacaCGGCCAAGCTGATATCGG GATTACTGCGCCATCAGGGTCCTCGCGTCTTCCCATCACAG ACGATGAAGCGAGGTTGGAAATTACTGGAGAGGGTGATCGGCACAGCTTAGACCAAGTGTTTTCATTGAAGACATTGGTTTATGATAGCACTGATCGTCTGTTTGTTCCAATAAGAGGTCATGGTGAGGTGGAATCGCAGCTCTCTGCTGAACATCTCGTGGTCCGGAAATTAGGTGGTGCTAGTGGGAAGGAATTGACACAGCTTCTCACCCGCCTCCCAAGGCTCTCCACATTGGAAATCAAATGGTGTGGAAACATAACACAAGTGGCAGTGGGGGTGACTCTGCAACAAGTATTGTCAGCAATAGCATCAGATGATTCAGATTCAGAGGTGGagcaggagaaagaagaaaatgggctGCTGCTCTTCCCGGACCATCTCTCTGACTCACTATGCAAGTTGAAAATCTCTTTCTGCCAAGAGCTGGTCCTGATGGAGCCACCAACTTTTCTTCCTCCGAGAGCTGCCAACAGAAACAACAAGATAGAGACAAGAAGAGGAGGGCTTCAAGCCCTGCGGTCCCTGCAGGAACTTGAGATTTGCGACTGCCCCATGTTCCTATCTGCCTACTTGgcttcctctccttccctTCACATTTTCCCCTCCTCACTGCAATCCCTCGTGCTTTTTCTTGTGGAAGGAATGGAGACGCTGGAGCTACTCTCAAACCTCACCTCTCTCACCAGTTTAGATTTGCAGTACTGTGGACAGGATCTGAGATGTGAGGGCCTGGGGCCTCTCCTTACCGCTGGGAGCCGGCTCAGCAAATTAATTGTCCATGGCAGCCCCAGATTCTTTGCTGGTTGGGATCCCAACCCCAGGCAGGTCGTGCTGCAGGATGAAGGAAGAGaagagcagcagctgcagcttgTTTCCTCCCCAAGTACATCCAAACTGCAGGAGCTCGAGACAGATGAGGTCACAGGACTCCTTGCTGCGCCGATCTGCAGCCTCCTGTCTTCCTCCCTCACCAAGCTGGAACTTCGTGGGACTGAAGAGATGGAGCACTTCAGCAAGGAGCAAGAGGACGCCCTTCACCTCCTCGCCTctctccaggaactcaagttTATAATTTTTGACAAGCTTCAGCACCTCCCTGCAGGGCTGCACAAGCTTACTAACCTCAAGATATTAGAGATCAGCTCGTGTCCAGCTGTCCGGTCACTACCAACGGATGGCCTCCCCAAATCACTGCGAAAGTTAGATATCTGCATCTGTGGCAATGAGGAGCTAAAACAGCAATGCAGGGGTTTAGTGGGAACCATTTCCGAAATCTATGTAGACTGA
- the LOC100838205 gene encoding putative disease resistance RPP13-like protein 3 isoform X2 → MDVPVTASLGSMGPLLRQLQYSQPKGVSVAKIQLLKDGLGELCISLKNLSELTAEDEEDGSSFTAKWWMKLVRELCYDTEDYLDDHSGAGDACARPRSARRLGGFRVCRQNLQWRPTQIGEKDQGRRGGAFIRLLNNTSTRSTNLKRRYQTAITFSELMARVEDASERQRELFFQLAPWKTIEPADHDPVHMKINTASGGQRSLVFGFEEPTMNSLIDLLAFEEEKQLKVVPIFGPAGAGKSTLARTLYDKYRGKFQCWAFVRMSRNPDMRKLLTGVLSQIKAPPDYAAFSDVHHLIDNIIKHLQGKRFFVIIDELWSTSAWDVISRAFPHGDFFSRIITTTQFEDVALACCGFQSEYVFKMRLLNDDQSRKLFFSVIFRSEGVCPPDSQEVPYRIIRKCGGFPLAILHIASLLAREPKLEKWVHIQNSLPSTSEGLKEVVRFIYNNFPSRLKTCLLYFSTYPEGSVIKKDELVKQWVAEGFLGAVDGQDTEKIAGDYFDELVIRGMIQAVDTNHNGRVLTCTVHQIVLNLIRHKSMEENLVITVNYFQSAPALPDKVRRLSIQFGGAKSAKIPENIRMPQVRSLIFCGFFKCVPAILDYRLLRVLILHIWADQDETSFDLTGICELFRLRYLKIECDIITVDLPDEIRGLQYLETLQVDAKLSAVPSDIVHLNKLLHLRLPSECILPHGVGHMASLRTLGYFDLGSNSEDNVIDLCKLTNLQDLHLTCSTEQSTENVENNMQLLGSILEKLGNLQSLTLILAAGSSSMSISCDGLISAFPSPARLQRLELLPRICIFSSLPRRIGELRTLCILKIAVRVLSMNDIDILQGLPALTALSLSSRRVDWIIFDNRGFRVLKYFKFMYTAPCLSFLRGAMPNVQKLRVGFNANRIKQHSWTTFGFKHLASLRELSIKLGGIGAHESDKRTTYLSDMMATINTENSVSVNIKFVDQLYYEQYYGTQDEAPDLPPKKDEDEHGQADIGITAPSGSSRLPITDDEARLEITGEGDRHSLDQVFSLKTLVYDSTDRLFVPIRGHGEVESQLSAEHLVVRKLGGASGKELTQLLTRLPRLSTLEIKWCGNITQVAVGVTLQQVLSAIASDDSDSEVEQEKEENGLLLFPDHLSDSLCKLKISFCQELVLMEPPTFLPPRAANRNNKIETRRGGLQALRSLQELEICDCPMFLSAYLASSPSLHIFPSSLQSLVLFLVEGMETLELLSNLTSLTSLDLQYCGQDLRCEGLGPLLTAGSRLSKLIVHGSPRFFAGWDPNPRQVVLQDEGREEQQLQLVSSPSTSKLQELETDEVTGLLAAPICSLLSSSLTKLELRGTEEMEHFSKEQEDALHLLASLQELKFIIFDKLQHLPAGLHKLTNLKILEISSCPAVRSLPTDGLPKSLRKLDICICGNEELKQQCRGLVGTISEIYVD, encoded by the exons ATGGATGTTCCTGTTACTGCTTCCCTTGGCAGCATGGGCCCCCTTCTTCGGCAACTCCAGTACAGTCAGCCCAAGGGGGTTAGTGTGGCTAAGATCCAGCTTCTTAAGGATGGCCTGGGGGAACTATGCATCTCCCTCAAGAATCTGTCAGAATTAACGGCCGAAGATGAGGAAGACGGTAGCAGTTTCACGGCCAAGTGGTGGATGAAGCTAGTTCGGGAACTTTGTTATGACACAGAAGACTACTTGGACGATCACTCCGGTGCTGGTGATGCCTGTGCCCGTCCAAGATCAGCTCGTCGTCTCGGAGGCTTCCGTGTTTGCAGGCAGAACTTGCAGTGGCGCCCCACCCAGATTGGGGAAAAGGATCAaggacgacgcggcggcgccttCATCAGATTACTCAACAACACCTCCACAAGGAGTACAAATCTGAAGCGGCGATACCAGACTGCAATCACTTTCTCAGAACTAATGGCCCGTGTGGAGGATGCAAGCGAAAGGCAGCGGGAACTGTTCTTCCAGCTTGCTCCCTGGAAGACCATCGAACCTGCAGACCATGACCCTGTCCATATGAAGATCAACACGGCCAGCGGCGGCCAGAGAAGTTTAGTATTTGGTTTTGAGGAGCCCACCATGAACAGTCTTATCGATTTGCTAGCTTTCGAGGAAGAGAAGCAACTCAAGGTGGTACCCATCTTTGGACCTGCAGGTGCCGGAAAGTCCACACTTGCAAGAACCTTGTATGATAAGTATCGAGGCAAGTTCCAGTGCTGGGCTTTTGTGCGGATGTCACGGAACCCAGATATGAGGAAACTTCTCACCGGTGTGCTTTCCCAAATTAAAGCACCACCGGATTATGCCGCCTTCTCGGATGTGCACCATCTTATTGACAATATCATCAAACATCTACAAGGCAAAAg ATTCTTCGTCATAATTGATGAATTATGGAGTACATCTGCATGGGATGTTATTAGCCGTGCTTTTCCTCATGGTGATTTTTTCAGCAGAATAATAACTACCACACAATTTGAGGATGTAGCATTGGCATGCTGTGGTTTCCAGTCAGAGTATGTATTCAAGATGAGACTTCTTAATGATGATCAATCCCGAAAACTGTTCTTCAGTGTAATCTTTAGGTCGGAAGGTGTTTGTCCTCCAGACTCTCAAGAAGTTCCGTATAGGATTATCAggaaatgtggtggttttccGCTAGCAATTCTACATATTGCCAGCCTGTTAGCAAGAGAACCTAAGCTTGAGAAATGGGTGCACATACAAAATTCTTTACCTTCCACTTCCGAAGGGTTGAAAGAAGTTGTTAGATTTATCTACAATAATTTTCCATCTCGTTTGAAGACATGCTTGCTATATTTCAGTACGTATCCAGAGGGCTCTGTGATCAAGAAGGATGAGTTGGTGAAGCAATGGGTAGCTGAAGGTTTTCTCGGTGCTGTTGATGGGCAAGACACAGAGAAAATTGCAGGGGATTATTTTGATGAGCTTGTCATCAGAGGAATGATCCAAGCTGTGGACACCAATCATAATGGCAGAGTGTTGACATGTACAGTTCACCAGATAGTACTGAATCTTATCAGGCACAAATCCATGGAGGAGAATTTAGTCATTACTGTGAACTATTTTCAATCAGCTCCAGCACTTCCTGACAAAGTTCGCCGATTGTCCATCCAGTTTGGAGGTGCAAAAAGTGCAAAGATACCAGAAAACATCAGAATGCCCCAAGTTCGTTCACTTATATTTTGTGGATTTTTCAAATGTGTGCCTGCGATTCTGGATTATAGACTTCTTCGAGTCCTTATTCTTCATATTTGGGCTGATCAAGACGAGACTAGTTTCGATCTCACTGGAATTTGTGAACTATTTCGACTGAGATATCTGAAGATCGAATGTGATATCATCACCGTTGATCTGCCAGATGAGATTCGAGGGCTACAATACTTGGAGACACTCCAAGTAGATGCAAAACTGTCTGCTGTTCCATCTGATATTGTtcatttgaacaagttattgcACCTCCGCCTTCCGAGCGAGTGTATTCTGCCTCACGGGGTTGGCCACATGGCATCTCTTCGCACTCTGGGGTATTTTGATCTGGGCAGTAACTCAGAAGACAATGTGATAGATCTTTGCAAGCTGACCAATCTCCAGGATCTTCACCTCACCTGTTCTACAGAACAGTCAACTGAAAATGTGGAAAATAATATGCAACTCCTTGGCTCGATTCTTGAGAAACTCGGCAACTTGCAGTCTTTAACTCTGATACTTGCTGCAGGCTCTTCAAGCATGAGCATTTCCTGTGATGGCTTGATCAGCGCGTTCCCTTCACCAGCCCGTCTTCAGAGACTCGAGTTGCTGCCGCGGATTTGCATATTCTCCAGCCTGCCCAGAAGGATTGGGGAACTCAGAACGCTATGCATTTTGAAGATTGCAGTTCGGGTGCTCTCGATGAATGATATTGATATCCTCCAAGGATTGCCTGCACTCACTGCTCTTTCACTCTCTTCCCGGAGAGTTGACTGGATCATCTTTGATAACAGGGGATTCCGAGTTCTCAAGTACTTCAAGTTCATGTACACTGCACCATGCCTGTCCTTTCTGCGAGGAGCAATGCCCAATGTCCAAAAGCTCAGGGTAGGCTTCAATGCTAACAGGATCAAGCAACATAGCTGGACAACATTTGGCTTCAAGCACTTGGCAAGCCTTAGGGAGCTCTCTATTAAACTTGGGGGCATCGGTGCCCATGAATCTGACAAAAGGACAACATATTTGTCTGACATGATGGCCACCATCAACACTGAAAACAGTGTTAGTGTCAACATAAAATTTGTTGACCAACTCTATTATGAACAATATTATGGTACTCAAGATGAAGCCCCAGATCTGCCCCCCAaaaaagatgaagatgaacaCGGCCAAGCTGATATCGG GATTACTGCGCCATCAGGGTCCTCGCGTCTTCCCATCACAG ACGATGAAGCGAGGTTGGAAATTACTGGAGAGGGTGATCGGCACAGCTTAGACCAAGTGTTTTCATTGAAGACATTGGTTTATGATAGCACTGATCGTCTGTTTGTTCCAATAAGAGGTCATGGTGAGGTGGAATCGCAGCTCTCTGCTGAACATCTCGTGGTCCGGAAATTAGGTGGTGCTAGTGGGAAGGAATTGACACAGCTTCTCACCCGCCTCCCAAGGCTCTCCACATTGGAAATCAAATGGTGTGGAAACATAACACAAGTGGCAGTGGGGGTGACTCTGCAACAAGTATTGTCAGCAATAGCATCAGATGATTCAGATTCAGAGGTGGagcaggagaaagaagaaaatgggctGCTGCTCTTCCCGGACCATCTCTCTGACTCACTATGCAAGTTGAAAATCTCTTTCTGCCAAGAGCTGGTCCTGATGGAGCCACCAACTTTTCTTCCTCCGAGAGCTGCCAACAGAAACAACAAGATAGAGACAAGAAGAGGAGGGCTTCAAGCCCTGCGGTCCCTGCAGGAACTTGAGATTTGCGACTGCCCCATGTTCCTATCTGCCTACTTGgcttcctctccttccctTCACATTTTCCCCTCCTCACTGCAATCCCTCGTGCTTTTTCTTGTGGAAGGAATGGAGACGCTGGAGCTACTCTCAAACCTCACCTCTCTCACCAGTTTAGATTTGCAGTACTGTGGACAGGATCTGAGATGTGAGGGCCTGGGGCCTCTCCTTACCGCTGGGAGCCGGCTCAGCAAATTAATTGTCCATGGCAGCCCCAGATTCTTTGCTGGTTGGGATCCCAACCCCAGGCAGGTCGTGCTGCAGGATGAAGGAAGAGaagagcagcagctgcagcttgTTTCCTCCCCAAGTACATCCAAACTGCAGGAGCTCGAGACAGATGAGGTCACAGGACTCCTTGCTGCGCCGATCTGCAGCCTCCTGTCTTCCTCCCTCACCAAGCTGGAACTTCGTGGGACTGAAGAGATGGAGCACTTCAGCAAGGAGCAAGAGGACGCCCTTCACCTCCTCGCCTctctccaggaactcaagttTATAATTTTTGACAAGCTTCAGCACCTCCCTGCAGGGCTGCACAAGCTTACTAACCTCAAGATATTAGAGATCAGCTCGTGTCCAGCTGTCCGGTCACTACCAACGGATGGCCTCCCCAAATCACTGCGAAAGTTAGATATCTGCATCTGTGGCAATGAGGAGCTAAAACAGCAATGCAGGGGTTTAGTGGGAACCATTTCCGAAATCTATGTAGACTGA